In Nicotiana tabacum cultivar K326 chromosome 19, ASM71507v2, whole genome shotgun sequence, one DNA window encodes the following:
- the LOC107831016 gene encoding uncharacterized protein LOC107831016, whose amino-acid sequence MTSNNEDEENREFIPITSDTIEKIAETSTASKKSRKRVRRKMKESPPCKILRHDALPEKVRVGSVFDNKNNMTKFFCSLEINQKVEFTAVRSCSKRYELKCIVEKYGWNVRATRIKNSSLFRVIKYYNNHECSVDARKSDQKHATSNFISEQILEHVRDKKIEVTPAFVESEMKKKFGIDIGYHKAWRAIQKAIASIRGTPEENYQILSSYLHMMVHRNPGTYTSIKRDEKNRFAYMFFAHAASIAGWCYCRPVIAVDVIFLKSTYHGVLFITVSKDANNQIFSLSFGIVDSENNDAYIWFFGEMRKAIQVRRELVFLSYKNQSIANGIRKFYPKLTMVSASITLRKI is encoded by the exons ATGACAAGCAATAATGAAGATGAAGAAAACAGGGAATTTATACCGATAACATCAGATACAATTGAAAAAATTGCTGAAACTTCTACTGCTTCtaagaaatcaagaaaaagagtgAGGAGAAAGATGAAAGAATCTCCACCATGTAAAATACTTAGGCACGATGCATTGCCTGAGAAAGTAAGAGTAGGATCAGTTTTTGACAACAAGAATAACATGACTAAATTTTTCTGCAGCTTGGAGATAAACCAAAAAGTTGAATTCACTGCTGTTAGATCATGTTCAAAGAGATACGAGCTGAAATGCATCGTGGAGAAATATGGTTGGAATGTACGTGCTACCAGAATAAAAAATTCTTCACTTTTTAGGGTGATAAAATATTATAACAACCATGAATGCTCGGTTGATGCAAGAAAATCAGATCAGAAGCATGCTAcatcaaattttataagtgaaCAAATTTTAGAACATGTTCGAGATAAAAAGATTGAGGTTACACCAGCCTTTGTAGAaagtgaaatgaaaaagaaatttggaattgaCATTGGATATCACAAGGCATGGCGCGCTATTCAAAAAGCTATTGCTTCCATAAGGGGAACACCAGAAGAGAACTACCAGATTCTTTCTTCATACCTACACATGATGGTGCATAGAAACCCAGGGACGTACACTAGCATAAAAAGAGATGAGAAGAATCG ATTTGCTTACATGTTCTTTGCTCATGCGGCATCAATAGCTGGTTGGTGCTACTGTAGACCCGTGATTGCAGTAGatgtaatatttttaaaatcaacaTATCATGGCGTTCTATTTATTACTGTATCAAAGGATGCAAACAATCAAATCTTTTCTCTATCTTTTGGTATAGTAGATTCAGAAAACAATGATGCATACATTTGGTTCTTCGGGgaaatgagaaaagcaattcaagttcgTCGTGAACTGGTTTTCTTATCATATAAAAACCAATCGATCGCAAATGGGATTAGAAAATTTTATCCTAAGCTCACCATGGTATCTGCCTCTATCACTttgagaaaaatttaa